A genomic stretch from Solanum stenotomum isolate F172 chromosome 8, ASM1918654v1, whole genome shotgun sequence includes:
- the LOC125874238 gene encoding UDP-xylose transporter 3-like, whose product MTESQRFQLGTIGALSLSVVSSVSIVICNKALISTLGFTFATTLTSWHLLVTFCSLHVARWMRFFEHKPFDPKAVMGFGILNGSSIGLLNLSLGFNSVGFYQMTKLAIIPCTVLLETLFYRKKFSRNIQLALTVLLFGVGIATVTDLQLNLLGSVLSMFAIVTTCIAQIMTNTIQKKFKVSSTQLLYQSCPYQSITLFIVGPFLDWLLTNQNVFAFNYTQNVVAFIVLSCLISVSVNFSTFLVIGKTSPVTYQVLGHLKTCLVLAFGYVLLRDPFSWRNILGIVIAMLGMILYSYCCSLESQQKSIEAASLLSQVNESETDPLINVEKGSGNLPDSVVAQAPSWNSSKDQHV is encoded by the exons ATGACAGAAAGCCAGAGGTTTCAGCTGGGGACCATTGGAGCACTGTCTTTGTCGGTGGTGTCTTCTGTGTCCATTGTAATTTGCAATAAGGCGCTTATTAGCACATTAGGTTTTACATTTG CTACGACTTTGACAAGCTGGCATCTTTTAGTTACATTTTGTTCTCTCCATGTGGCAAGATGGATGAGATTTTTTGAGCACAAGCCTTTTGATCCAAAAGCCGTTATGGGGTTTGGAATACTGAATGGGTCCTCTATTGGACTTCTTAATCTAAGCCTGGGGTTTAATTCTGTTGGATTTTATCAG atgacaaaattagcaatcaTCCCCTGTACAGTTCTTTTGGAGACTCTTTTCTACAGGAAAAAATTCAG TAGGAATATCCAGCTTGCACTTACCGTTCTTCTCTTTGGGGTTGGAATTGCAACAGTAACTGATTTGCAGCTCAATTTACTGGGTTCTGTTTTATCTATGTTTGCAATTGTCACCACTTGTATCGCGCAGATT ATGACGAATACCATCCAGAAGAAGTTCAAGGTTTCTTCAACCCAGCTCCTGTATCAGTCTTGTCCTTATCAATCAATTACTTTGTTTATAGTAGGACCATTTTTAGATTGGCTTTTGACAAATCAGAATGTATTTGCTTTCAACTACACACAAAATGTGGTG GCCTTTATTGTTCTATCCTGCCTTATATCCGTCTCTGTGAACTTCagtacttttttggtaattggCAAGACTTCTCCAGTCACCTATCAGGTCCTTGGGCATCTAAAAACATGTCTTGTTTTGGCCTTTGGGTATGTTCTACTTCGTGATCCCTTCAGCTGGCGAAACATTCTGGGTATCGTCATTGCTATGCTTGGGATGATACTCTATTCATATTGTTGTTCCCTTGAGAGCCAGCAGAAGTCTATAGAGGCTGCATCCCTTCTGTCTCAG GTAAACGAAAGTGAAACTGATCCTCTAATAAATGTTGAAAAAGGCTCTGGCAATTTACCAGATAGTGTTGTTGCTCAGGCCCCTAGCTGGAATTCTAGCAAGGATCAGCACGTATAA
- the LOC125872288 gene encoding uncharacterized protein LOC125872288, with amino-acid sequence MNVIVKLVKCIVRNTVIDISFNQLGGLSTLCFLEQVDRLVGKNHLFKRSIILIKAWCYYESRVLGAHHGLISTYALETLVLFIFQLFHSSLNGPLAVLYRFLDYYSKFDWDNYCISLNGPVCKSSLPELFVEMPDYISNELLLSEEFLRNSAEMFSVPSRGLESDTRPFQQKYLNIIDPLKENNNLGRSVSKGNLYRIQRAFKYGARKLGDILLSPDDKVADEIKRFFANTIERHRLNHVAELHYSSLIFGDEDTCSSLSPAEFYANARMLLKSSDGDFENDSLKKAYTSISNELLSSLMNGASSEMVSENGSFSDDALVSGFCQYRYANDPLASVPLNLGVSNGSYECSSNGNSMSSLSWKHYYAPPFYFNKSSVENGNCEPELCQSDLSDSCLGVETPKCPQESSSIYQAGTDNSEDFWSGGSEISSPRTSVLESVTLDIGERDLASTAGDIEAINPLVDLSGDYDSHIRSLLYGQCCYGCYLSAPVLNSPSSPSPSQNKNFWDTVRQSIPLRKNSFWQTNGNGMLVVKPAAQPSGNALSSDATLGSDKKEMAQGTGIYFLNTEYHQERRCKGRTKSKALGSHGQFHLHSGTHSHECVAFSDANQSEEISAVKSSVEGRKKLASSSQSDGLREESHANAFSNSSCRIEFGSLGNLSEDVLSHTSRDVVLIPSVPQKVQLSQPACSKQGRDAEHSLRLKNEDEFPPLPLWKV; translated from the exons ATGAACGTTATC GTTAAGCTCGTGAAATGTATTGTACGAAATACTGTGATAGATATTTCCTTTAATCAGTTAGGAGGACTTAGCACACTCTGTTTCCTTGAGCAG GTAGATCGCCTTGTTGGTAAAAATCATCTATTCAAACGTAGCATTATTTTGATAAAGGCTTGGTGCTATTATGAAAGTCGTGTTCTTGGTGCACATCATGGTCTGATTTCTACATATGCTTTGGAAACACTGGTCTTATTTATATTCCAACTGTTCCATTCATCGCTAAATGGTCCTCTAGCG GTTCTCTATAGATTTTTGGATTACTACAGCAAATTTGATTGGGACAACTATTGTATCAGTTTGAATGGTCCAGTGTGCAAATCCTCCCTTCCTGAGTTATTTG TTGAGATGCCAGATTATATAAGCAACGAGCTGTTGCTAAGTGAGGAGTTTTTAAGGAACAGTGCGGAAATGTTCTCAGTTCCATCCAGGGGTCTTGAGTCGGACACACGACCATTTCAACAGAAGTATCTAAACATAATTGACCCCTTGAAGGAAAATAATAACCTTGGACGTAGTGTCAGCAAAG GTAATCTCTATCGAATACAAAGAGCTTTTAAGTATGGGGCCCGCAAGCTTGGCGATATTCTTTTGTCACCAGATGACAAAGTTGCTGATGAGATCAAGAGGTTCTTTGCAAACACTATTGAGAGGCATAGACTCAATCATGTGGCTGAATTGCATTATTCCAGCCTAATTTTTGGTGATGAAGATACATGTTCTTCATTATCTCCTGCTGAATTTTATGCCAATGCTAGAATGCTTCTGAAATCATCAGACGGTGATTTTGAGAATGATAGCCTGAAAAAGGCATATACATCAATATCAAATGAGTTGTTGAGTAGTTTGATGAATGGAGCTTCTTCAGAGATGGTGTCAGAAAATGGCTCCTTTTCAGATGATGCACTAGTGTCAGGATTCTGTCAATACAGATACGCAAATGATCCTTTAGCTTCTGTACCTCTAAATCTCGGTGTTTCAAATGGCTCATATGAGTGTAGTTCTAATGGAAAttccatgagttctctttcttgGAAGCATTACTATGCTCCTCCGTTCTATTTCAATAAATCATCTGTTGAAAATGGGAACTGTGAACCTGAGTTGTGCCAAAGTGACCTATCTGATTCTTGTTTGGGGGTGGAAACCCCAAAGTGCCCTCAGGAGAGCAGCAGCATTTACCAAGCAGGTACTGATAATAGTGAGGACTTCTGGTCTGGTGGTTCAGAAATCTCAAGTCCAAGGACCAGTGTTTTAGAAAGTGTAACTCTCGATATAGGGGAAAGGGACTTGGCAAGCACAGCTGGAGATATTGAAGCTATAAATCCTTTGGTGGACTTAAGTGGGGACTATGACAGCCATATACGGAGTTTGCTTTATGGCCAGTGTTGCTATGGGTGTTATCTGTCAGCACCAGTACTTAATAGTCCTTCATCACCTTCTCCATCTCAAAACAAAAACTTTTGGGATACTGTCCGACAATCAATACCACTTAGAAAGAACTCATTTTGGCAAACAAATGGGAATGGTATGCTTGTGGTGAAACCAGCTGCTCAACCTTCTGGCAATGCTCTATCATCTGATGCTACTTTAGGTTCTGACAAGAAAGAAATGGCACAAGGAACTGGCATCTACTTTCTGAATACG GAGTATCACCAGGAGAGACGTTGTAAAGGACGGACTAAGAGTAAGGCATTAGGAAGTCATGGTCAGTTTCATTTGCATAGTGGCACCCATAGTCACGAGTGTGTTGCATTTTCTGATGCAAATCAGTCAGAGGAGATTTCAGCTGTAAAATCTTCTGTTGAAGGTCGTAAGAAGTTAGCCTCTTCTAGCCAATCTGATGGCCTCCGCGAAGAATCTCATGCCAATGCTTTCTCGAATTCATCATGTAGAATTGAATTTGGATCTCTGGGTAATCTCTCTGAGGATGTGCTTTCACACACTTCTCGTGATGTGGTCCTGATTCCAAGTGTCCCACAAAAAGTGCAACTTTCACAACCTGCTTGTAGTAAACAAGGAAG GGATGCAGAGCATTCGTTAAGGCTGAAGAACGAAGATGAGTTCCCTCCTCTACCATTGTGGAAGGTTTAG
- the LOC125872742 gene encoding probable serine/threonine-protein kinase WNK4 isoform X2, whose translation MYSGGFSDNCKESEEEGLGYVETDPTGRYGRFEEVLGKGAMKTVYRAIDELLGMEVAWSQVRLNDLLQSPEDIERLYSEVHLLSTLNHPSIMKFYTSWIDIEKRTFNFITELFTSGTLRGYRNKYHRVNIRAVKIWAHQILEGLVYLHEHDPPVIHRDLKCDNIFVNGHLGQVKIGDLGLAAILRGSQRAHSVIGTPEFMAPELYDENYDELVDVYSFGMCMLEMLTGEYPYSECVNPAQIYKKVISGKRPRAFYKVQDLDAQRFIRKCLEPASNRSSAKELMLDPFLVIDDADSESVTMMRLQKPILNDKIAIEDLHLNEDVPRTNMTITGKLNPEDDTIFLKVQIADKEGGVRHVYFPFDTVTDTPTEVANEMVKELEITDWKPCEIANMIDGEISGLVPQWKKWNQFESSDYHVLSYKDDDNDRHNPFQGFSSSSSSQVSLSGDMFDDTSSQCSSHSANYSNFNYFSDEENDPVTTSTRQSQPATAISHHTSRFCPEENSSTGQSLARTCYKQCKAMLESKGTSSTSKGKGNDDTRRLTRNKSLVDMRSQLLHKSLVEEVHKRRLFKTVGAVENIGFQQPYEDLKRSPRSMNCTNSMRLSSDGKGQGHKPRRH comes from the exons ATGTATTCTGGAGGATTTTCAGATAACTGCAAAGAATCAGAGGAGGAGGGTCTTGGGTATGTTGAAACTGACCCTACTGGTCGTTATGGACGT TTCGAGGAAGTTTTGGGAAAAGGGGCAATGAAAACAGTTTATAGGGCAATTGATGAGTTGTTAGGTATGGAAGTGGCATGGAGCCAAGTTAGACTTAATGATTTGCTTCAGTCACCAGAGGATATAGAGAGGCTTTACTCTGAAGTTCATTTGCTTAGTACTCTGAATCATCCTTCTATCATGAAATTCTATACTTCATGGATTGATATCGAAAAGAGGACATTTAATTTCATTACTGAGTTGTTCACTTCCGGTACTCTCCGAGG ATACAGAAATAAATATCATCGAGTAAATATTCGAGCTGTAAAGATTTGGGCACACCAAATTCTGGAAGGTCTGGTTTATTTGCATGAACATGATCCGCCAGTGATTCATCGAGACCTGAAGTGTGATAACATATTTGTTAATGGTCATCTTGGACAAGTGAAGATTGGGGACCTGGGATTGGCAGCAATTCTTCGTGGATCACAGAGAGCACACAGTGTTATAG GAACACCTGAGTTCATGGCACCAGAATTGTATGACGAGAACTATGATGAGCTTGTTGATGTATATTCGTTTGGCATGTGCATGTTGGAGATGCTTACTGGTGAATATCCATATAGTGAATGTGTTAACCCTGCACAAATATACAAGAAAGTGATCTCT GGTAAGAGGCCAAGGGCATTTTATAAAGTTCAAGACTTGGATGCACAAAGGTTTATTAGGAAATGCTTGGAACCAGCATCAAATAGATCATCAGCTAAAGAACTAATGCTTGATCCGTTCCTTGTGATTGATGATGCTGATAGTGAGTCAGTTACAATGATGCGACTTCAGAAGCCTATCTTGAATGATAAAATTGCTATCGAGGACCTTCACTTGAATGAGGATGTTCCAAGGACTAATATGACCATCACGGGGAAGTTGAACCCTGAAGATGATACCATTTTTCTTAAAGTGCAGATTGCAGATAAAGAAG GTGGTGTTAGGCATGTGTATTTCCCATTCGACACTGTGACTGACACCCCCACGGAGGTGGCAAACGAAATGGTGAAGGAATTAGAAATTACAGACTGGAAACCATGTGAAATCGCTAATATGATTGATGGAGAAATATCTGGCCTAGTACCTCAGTGGAAGAAATGGAATCAGTTTGAATCCTCCGATTACCATGTTCTGAGCTATAAGGATGATGATAACGATCGCCATAATCCTTTCCAAGGTTTCTCGTCTTCTTCATCTTCCCAAGTATCATTGTCAG GTGATATGTTTGATGACACGAGCTCTCAATGCTCGTCACACTCTGCAAATTATTCCAACTTCAATTACTTCTCTGATGAAGAGAATGATCCTGTGACCACCTCTACAAGACAAAGTCAACCAGCTACTGCAATTAGTCACCACACTTCGCGATTCTGCCCTGAGGAAAACTCAAGCACCGGACAGTCTTTGGCAAGAACGTGCTACAAGCAATGCAAAGCTATGCTAGAATCAAAAGGAACTTCTTCCACCTCTAAAGGGAAAGGTAATGATGATACGCGTAGACTAACAAGGAACAAGTCCTTAGTTGATATGCGGAGTCAGTTGTTGCACAAGTCATTGGTGGAAGAAGTGCACAAGAGACGATTGTTCAAGACTGTTGGTGCTGTTGAAAACATCGGGTTTCAACAACCTTACGAGGATTTGAAGAGGAGTCCTAGATCGATGAATTGTACTAATTCGATGAGATTGTCGAGTGATGGTAAGGGACAAGGTCACAAACCAAGAAGACATTGA
- the LOC125872742 gene encoding probable serine/threonine-protein kinase WNK4 isoform X1, producing the protein MYSGGFSDNCKESEEEGLGYVETDPTGRYGRFEEVLGKGAMKTVYRAIDELLGMEVAWSQVRLNDLLQSPEDIERLYSEVHLLSTLNHPSIMKFYTSWIDIEKRTFNFITELFTSGTLRGYRNKYHRVNIRAVKIWAHQILEGLVYLHEHDPPVIHRDLKCDNIFVNGHLGQVKIGDLGLAAILRGSQRAHSVIGTPEFMAPELYDENYDELVDVYSFGMCMLEMLTGEYPYSECVNPAQIYKKVISGKRPRAFYKVQDLDAQRFIRKCLEPASNRSSAKELMLDPFLVIDDADSESVTMMRLQKPILNDKIAIEDLHLNEDVPRTNMTITGKLNPEDDTIFLKVQIADKEGGVRHVYFPFDTVTDTPTEVANEMVKELEITDWKPCEIANMIDGEISGLVPQWKKWNQFESSDYHVLSYKDDDNDRHNPFQGFSSSSSSQVSLSGLLSSQVIDTNTNDRRWLHGDMFDDTSSQCSSHSANYSNFNYFSDEENDPVTTSTRQSQPATAISHHTSRFCPEENSSTGQSLARTCYKQCKAMLESKGTSSTSKGKGNDDTRRLTRNKSLVDMRSQLLHKSLVEEVHKRRLFKTVGAVENIGFQQPYEDLKRSPRSMNCTNSMRLSSDGKGQGHKPRRH; encoded by the exons ATGTATTCTGGAGGATTTTCAGATAACTGCAAAGAATCAGAGGAGGAGGGTCTTGGGTATGTTGAAACTGACCCTACTGGTCGTTATGGACGT TTCGAGGAAGTTTTGGGAAAAGGGGCAATGAAAACAGTTTATAGGGCAATTGATGAGTTGTTAGGTATGGAAGTGGCATGGAGCCAAGTTAGACTTAATGATTTGCTTCAGTCACCAGAGGATATAGAGAGGCTTTACTCTGAAGTTCATTTGCTTAGTACTCTGAATCATCCTTCTATCATGAAATTCTATACTTCATGGATTGATATCGAAAAGAGGACATTTAATTTCATTACTGAGTTGTTCACTTCCGGTACTCTCCGAGG ATACAGAAATAAATATCATCGAGTAAATATTCGAGCTGTAAAGATTTGGGCACACCAAATTCTGGAAGGTCTGGTTTATTTGCATGAACATGATCCGCCAGTGATTCATCGAGACCTGAAGTGTGATAACATATTTGTTAATGGTCATCTTGGACAAGTGAAGATTGGGGACCTGGGATTGGCAGCAATTCTTCGTGGATCACAGAGAGCACACAGTGTTATAG GAACACCTGAGTTCATGGCACCAGAATTGTATGACGAGAACTATGATGAGCTTGTTGATGTATATTCGTTTGGCATGTGCATGTTGGAGATGCTTACTGGTGAATATCCATATAGTGAATGTGTTAACCCTGCACAAATATACAAGAAAGTGATCTCT GGTAAGAGGCCAAGGGCATTTTATAAAGTTCAAGACTTGGATGCACAAAGGTTTATTAGGAAATGCTTGGAACCAGCATCAAATAGATCATCAGCTAAAGAACTAATGCTTGATCCGTTCCTTGTGATTGATGATGCTGATAGTGAGTCAGTTACAATGATGCGACTTCAGAAGCCTATCTTGAATGATAAAATTGCTATCGAGGACCTTCACTTGAATGAGGATGTTCCAAGGACTAATATGACCATCACGGGGAAGTTGAACCCTGAAGATGATACCATTTTTCTTAAAGTGCAGATTGCAGATAAAGAAG GTGGTGTTAGGCATGTGTATTTCCCATTCGACACTGTGACTGACACCCCCACGGAGGTGGCAAACGAAATGGTGAAGGAATTAGAAATTACAGACTGGAAACCATGTGAAATCGCTAATATGATTGATGGAGAAATATCTGGCCTAGTACCTCAGTGGAAGAAATGGAATCAGTTTGAATCCTCCGATTACCATGTTCTGAGCTATAAGGATGATGATAACGATCGCCATAATCCTTTCCAAGGTTTCTCGTCTTCTTCATCTTCCCAAGTATCATTGTCAGGTCTGCTCTCCTCTCAAGTGATTGACACAAACACCAATGACCGGCGTTGGCTTCATG GTGATATGTTTGATGACACGAGCTCTCAATGCTCGTCACACTCTGCAAATTATTCCAACTTCAATTACTTCTCTGATGAAGAGAATGATCCTGTGACCACCTCTACAAGACAAAGTCAACCAGCTACTGCAATTAGTCACCACACTTCGCGATTCTGCCCTGAGGAAAACTCAAGCACCGGACAGTCTTTGGCAAGAACGTGCTACAAGCAATGCAAAGCTATGCTAGAATCAAAAGGAACTTCTTCCACCTCTAAAGGGAAAGGTAATGATGATACGCGTAGACTAACAAGGAACAAGTCCTTAGTTGATATGCGGAGTCAGTTGTTGCACAAGTCATTGGTGGAAGAAGTGCACAAGAGACGATTGTTCAAGACTGTTGGTGCTGTTGAAAACATCGGGTTTCAACAACCTTACGAGGATTTGAAGAGGAGTCCTAGATCGATGAATTGTACTAATTCGATGAGATTGTCGAGTGATGGTAAGGGACAAGGTCACAAACCAAGAAGACATTGA
- the LOC125874482 gene encoding uncharacterized protein LOC125874482 — MDKQGSSKMNIAIIHPDLGIGGAERLIVDAAMELASLGHKVHIFTSHHDKNRCFEETLSGVFDITVYGAFLPRHIFYRLHAVCAYLRCMFVALCLLFMWPSFDIILADQVSVVVPILKLKKSAKVVFYCHFPDLLLAQRTTILRRIYRKPIDFIEEITTGMADLILVNSRFTASTFASTFKNLDARGIKPAVLYPAVNVDQFEKPDAIKLNFLSINRFERKKNIELAISAFAMVHAHEVHDHQGVNMNDISLTVAGGFDNRLRENVEYLEELKKLAEREGVSQRVRFITSCSTAERNALLGQCLCVLYTPKDEHFGIVPLEAMAAYKPVIACNSGGPVETVKHGVTGFLCDPSPREFASAMSNFIQDPHMSEKMGQDARQHVAESFSTKIFGQHLNRYLVDIARGKKE; from the exons ATGGATAAACAAGGGAGCTCGAAGATGAATATCGCGATAATCCATCCTGATCTCGGAATCG GTGGAGCTGAAAGGCTAATTGTTGATGCTGCTATGGAACTTGCTTCTTTAGGGCACAAAGTTCACATTTTTACTTCACATCATGATAAAAATCGATGTTTTGAGGAGACTCTGTCTG GTGTGTTTGATATTACAGTTTATGGTGCATTTCTTCCTCGACATATCTTTTATCGGCTTCATGCAGTATGTGCATACTTGCGGTGCATGTTTGTTGCTCTCTGCTTGTTGTTTATGTGGCCTTCATTTGATATAATTCTAGCAGATCAAGTCTCTGTTGTCGTTCCGATATTGAAGTTAAAGAAGTCTGCTAAG GTTGTATTCTATTGCCATTTTCCAGATCTTTTGCTGGCGCAACGTACAACTATTCTTAGGAGGATATATCGGAAACCTATTGACTTCATAGAAGAAATAACAACAG GAATGGCAGATTTGATTCTGGTTAACAGCAGGTTTACAGCATCTACTTTTGCATCAACCTTCAAGAACCTAGATGCACGTGGGATTAAACCAGCTGTTTTGTACCCAGCGGTCAATGTTGATCAGTTTGAGAAACCTGATGCCATCAA GCTGAACTTTCTATCCATCAATcgatttgaaagaaaaaagaacatagAATTGGCAATATCTGCCTTTGCCATGGTTCACGCCCATGAAGTTCATGATCATCAAGGAGTTAACATGAATGATATTTCCTTGACTGTTGCAG GAGGCTTTGATAATCGCCTTAGAGAGAATGTCGAGTATCTAGAAGAACTGAAAAAGTTGGCAGAAAGGGAAGGTGTTTCTCAGCGGGTCAGATTCATCACATCTTGCTCTACTGCTGAGAGAAATGCACTCCTTGGCCAATGCCTATGTGTTCTTTATACACCAAAG GATGAACATTTTGGCATTGTTCCTTTGGAAGCAATGGCAGCCTATAAACCTGTTATTGCCTGCAATAGTGGGGGTCCAGTGGAGACAGTAAAGCATGGCGTGACGGGCTTCCTCTGTGACCCTAGCCCACGAGAGTTTGCTTCAGCAATGTCTAATTTTATTCAGGATCCTCACATGTCTGAAAAAATGGGGCAAGATGCTCGTCAACACGTTGCTGAGTCATTCTCTACCAAGATTTTTGGCCAGCATTTGAATAGATATCTTGTTGATATTGCTCGAGGTAAGAAGGAATGA
- the LOC125872742 gene encoding probable serine/threonine-protein kinase WNK4 isoform X3 translates to MLKLTLLVVMDVYRNKYHRVNIRAVKIWAHQILEGLVYLHEHDPPVIHRDLKCDNIFVNGHLGQVKIGDLGLAAILRGSQRAHSVIGTPEFMAPELYDENYDELVDVYSFGMCMLEMLTGEYPYSECVNPAQIYKKVISGKRPRAFYKVQDLDAQRFIRKCLEPASNRSSAKELMLDPFLVIDDADSESVTMMRLQKPILNDKIAIEDLHLNEDVPRTNMTITGKLNPEDDTIFLKVQIADKEGGVRHVYFPFDTVTDTPTEVANEMVKELEITDWKPCEIANMIDGEISGLVPQWKKWNQFESSDYHVLSYKDDDNDRHNPFQGFSSSSSSQVSLSGLLSSQVIDTNTNDRRWLHGDMFDDTSSQCSSHSANYSNFNYFSDEENDPVTTSTRQSQPATAISHHTSRFCPEENSSTGQSLARTCYKQCKAMLESKGTSSTSKGKGNDDTRRLTRNKSLVDMRSQLLHKSLVEEVHKRRLFKTVGAVENIGFQQPYEDLKRSPRSMNCTNSMRLSSDGKGQGHKPRRH, encoded by the exons ATGTTGAAACTGACCCTACTGGTCGTTATGGACGT ATACAGAAATAAATATCATCGAGTAAATATTCGAGCTGTAAAGATTTGGGCACACCAAATTCTGGAAGGTCTGGTTTATTTGCATGAACATGATCCGCCAGTGATTCATCGAGACCTGAAGTGTGATAACATATTTGTTAATGGTCATCTTGGACAAGTGAAGATTGGGGACCTGGGATTGGCAGCAATTCTTCGTGGATCACAGAGAGCACACAGTGTTATAG GAACACCTGAGTTCATGGCACCAGAATTGTATGACGAGAACTATGATGAGCTTGTTGATGTATATTCGTTTGGCATGTGCATGTTGGAGATGCTTACTGGTGAATATCCATATAGTGAATGTGTTAACCCTGCACAAATATACAAGAAAGTGATCTCT GGTAAGAGGCCAAGGGCATTTTATAAAGTTCAAGACTTGGATGCACAAAGGTTTATTAGGAAATGCTTGGAACCAGCATCAAATAGATCATCAGCTAAAGAACTAATGCTTGATCCGTTCCTTGTGATTGATGATGCTGATAGTGAGTCAGTTACAATGATGCGACTTCAGAAGCCTATCTTGAATGATAAAATTGCTATCGAGGACCTTCACTTGAATGAGGATGTTCCAAGGACTAATATGACCATCACGGGGAAGTTGAACCCTGAAGATGATACCATTTTTCTTAAAGTGCAGATTGCAGATAAAGAAG GTGGTGTTAGGCATGTGTATTTCCCATTCGACACTGTGACTGACACCCCCACGGAGGTGGCAAACGAAATGGTGAAGGAATTAGAAATTACAGACTGGAAACCATGTGAAATCGCTAATATGATTGATGGAGAAATATCTGGCCTAGTACCTCAGTGGAAGAAATGGAATCAGTTTGAATCCTCCGATTACCATGTTCTGAGCTATAAGGATGATGATAACGATCGCCATAATCCTTTCCAAGGTTTCTCGTCTTCTTCATCTTCCCAAGTATCATTGTCAGGTCTGCTCTCCTCTCAAGTGATTGACACAAACACCAATGACCGGCGTTGGCTTCATG GTGATATGTTTGATGACACGAGCTCTCAATGCTCGTCACACTCTGCAAATTATTCCAACTTCAATTACTTCTCTGATGAAGAGAATGATCCTGTGACCACCTCTACAAGACAAAGTCAACCAGCTACTGCAATTAGTCACCACACTTCGCGATTCTGCCCTGAGGAAAACTCAAGCACCGGACAGTCTTTGGCAAGAACGTGCTACAAGCAATGCAAAGCTATGCTAGAATCAAAAGGAACTTCTTCCACCTCTAAAGGGAAAGGTAATGATGATACGCGTAGACTAACAAGGAACAAGTCCTTAGTTGATATGCGGAGTCAGTTGTTGCACAAGTCATTGGTGGAAGAAGTGCACAAGAGACGATTGTTCAAGACTGTTGGTGCTGTTGAAAACATCGGGTTTCAACAACCTTACGAGGATTTGAAGAGGAGTCCTAGATCGATGAATTGTACTAATTCGATGAGATTGTCGAGTGATGGTAAGGGACAAGGTCACAAACCAAGAAGACATTGA